CTTTCCATGCTGTTGCTGTTGGCGGGAAGTGCCGGCGCGCCGCCGCGGCCGCCCCGTCCGCCGCGGCCACCGCCGCGGCCAGCCGCGCCACGACCCGGCGAGACCCCGGCGTACGCAGTATCACCCCCGCTCCGGCCCGCGGCCGCGACCGGCGGAGGCGCCGCCGGAGCAGTACCGTACTGCGCGATGAATTTGCCGTCCTTCGAGAACTTGAGAATTCTCGAATCGGCGCCGCCCGCGCCGCCGATCCAGAAGTTGCCCGCGTCGTCGATCGCGAGACCGGCGTTTTGTTCCGGCCAATTGTAGCCCTCGCCCGGGCCGCCCCAATGGGCGACGAGCGCGCCGCTCGGGTCGAACTCGAGCACATTCGGCGCGGAGGCGCAGCACTCGCCGTACGCGGCGCCGCCAACGGTCAAGCCGATCTCCGTGCGCGGCGTGAAGCTGTCGGTCAGGTGGACGACGAAAATGTGGTCGCGCGAGTCGATGGCCACGCCAGTCGTCGATCCGAGAATCCACCGATTGCCCATCGGCTTGGGCCACATCGGGTCGACCTCGAACTTCGGCGCCTCTTTGGCGGCCGTCCTGGCGCCGGTCTTAGCGGGCGCCTGCGCCGCGCTCGCGCCCACACCCCACCCTCCTGACAGCAACAGCAACGCGCCAACGAGCGTAATACCTCGGTTCATGCGATCTCCTCGACTCGAGTCGGCCCGCACCCACATCCTCCAGCCCCGGTCCGCGGCCGTTCCAACCCCCGTGCACGTGCACTATACTCGTGCGTCGATGGAGGGGGAGTGAATGGCGTGATTCTACGCGGTCGGAGTCGGGTCCGTCCAGGTGTCAACGTCGTTGTCGCCGCAGTCGTTGCGTCGGGGCTCGTGCTCGCGTCGCCGAGCGTGAATTACGCCCACGACATCCCGGCCAGCGTCCGCGTCTTCGTTTTCATCAAGCCGGCCGGCCAGAACCTCCGCGTGGTCATCCGCGCGCCGCTCGAGGCGATGCGCGACGTCAGTTTTCCGCTCAACGGGCCGGGATACCTCGACATCGCGCGCGCGACGCCGCTGCTGGGCGACGCGGCGCGGGTCTGGCTGGCCGGCGACCTGCACCTCTACGAGAACGATTCGCCGCTCGGCGACGGCAAGATCGTGGCGACCCGCGTTTCGCTCCCATCAGACAGATCGTTCACGACCTTCGACAGCGCCGTCGCGCACGCGACGTCGGCGCCGCTCGACACGGCGACGCAGCTCGTGTGGAATCAGGCGATGCTCGACGTCGTGCTCGACTACCGCATCGCGTCGGACAGCGCGCGCTTCTCGATCGACCCCGCGCTGGCGCGTCTCGCCGTGCGTACGACGACCGTGCTGCGTTTTCTCCCGGCTTCCGGCGGCGAGCGCGACTTCGAGTACCTCGGCAACCCGGGCCTCGTGCACCTGGATCCGCGCTGGAGCCAGGCGGCGCTCAGCTTCGTGAAGCTCGGCTTCGAGCACATCCTGAGCGGCTTCGACCACCTGCTGTTCCTGCTGTGCCTCGTGATTCCGTTCCGTCGCGTTCGCCCGCTGATCGCGATCGTGACGGCGTTCACGGTTGCGCACTCGATCACGCTCATCGCATCGGCGGCCGGCTTCGCCCCCGACTCGCTCTGGTTTCCGCCGCTGATCGAGGTGCTGATCGCCGTGTCGATCGTATACATGGCGCTCGAGAACATCGTGGGTGCGAAGTTGGAACGCCGGTGGCTGGTTGCGTTCGGCTTCGGGTTGGTCCACGGATTCGGCTTCTCGTTCGCGCTGCGCGAGTCGCTGCAGTTCGCCGGCTCTCACCTGGCGACGTCGCTCGTGTCGTTCAACGTGGGCGTAGAGCTGGGCCAGCTGGCGGTGCTGGCCTTGACCGTCCCGGCGCTCAACTGGTTCTTCTCGCACGCCGTCAAGGAACGAATGGGGACGATCATCCTCTCGGCATTCGTCGCGCACACGGCGTGGCATTGGATGCTCGACCGCGGCGCTGTGCTCGCCAGCTACCACGTCGACGTGCCGGAGCTCACCCCCGCGCTCGTCGCGAGCCTGCTCCGCGGGCTCATGTTCCTGCTGGTGATCGTCACCGCGGCGTGGGGCGTTTTCGCGGTCTACGGGCGGCTGACGCGCGGTTCGCGCGATCTATCGGCGGGCGCCGAGGCGAAATGAGGACGAGGTTTTTGGCCTTGACGGGTGCCATGATCGCGCTGTCGTCGTCGGTCGCTGCCGGCCAGACGAAGCAGCCGTCGAGCGGGCACGCTCCCTTGAAGGCGACGAAGACCGGCGCCGCCGATACGGCGAAGGGTCCCTCGACGCTCGACGGCCTCTATACGGACGAGCAGGCTTCGCGAGGCAAGGACGTCTACTTCAACAGCTGCCGGTCCTGCCACACGCCGGCGTCCCATACCGGCGCCACCTTCAATCAGTGGTGGCGCGGGAAGCATCTCTCTGATCTATTTGCGTTCGTCAGCACGAGGATGCCCAAGAACGATCCGGGAAGCCTGGCGCCGGAAGACGTTGCCGACGTCATGGCGTACCTGCTCAAGATGAACGCGATGCCGGTCGGACCGAACGAGCTGCCGGCCGATGTCGATTCGCTCAAAAAGTACCGCATCGAAGCCAAGCCGAAGACGACTCCACCACCAAAGAGGAAGAAGCCATGACGCGACGCTGGTTCTCGCGGCGATTCATCGGAACGACCGTTCCGATGACCGTGCTGATTCTTGGCGGCGCCTTCGCCGGCGCGAAGCTGCTCGATGCCCGCCAAGGGCTGCCGCTCGCGCGCGGCAACAAGCCCGGTGAATGGCGCTACTGGGGCGCCGACGCGTGGAGCACCCGATACTCCGCGCTCGATCAGATCAATGCCAACAACTTCGACTCGCTCCAGGTGGCGTGGCAGTGGAACGCCGCCGAGTACGGCGAAGACGAGTATTACCGCACGACGCCGCTCTACGCGGACGGCCGGCTGCTCACCGTCGCGACGAACCGGCGCAAAGCGTTCGCGATCGACCCCGCGACCGGCAAGACGCTCTGGCAGTGGGGCATCGACGAAGGCATCCGCTGGCAGAAAGCGCCGCGGCAGTTTGCCGGACGCGGTCTCTCGTACTGGACCGACGGCACGAACGAGCGCGTGATCGTCGTGACGCCGGGCTACCACCTCGCGATCATCGATGCCAAAACGGGCAAGGGCGATCCGAACGTCGGCGACAAGCACGATGGCGTCGTCGATCTCATGACGGGTCTCGGCTATCCACTCGTGCCCCTCGCCGTGGACGACACGTTCGCGCTCGAGATCAGCGAAGCGTATCCGGCGCGAAAGGCGCGGCCGGGTGAGAAGTGGAACGCCGCGACGAAGACGGGCGCCGACGGCACGGTCGGCATCGATCCGGCGAACGGCCAGATCGCAAACAGCTCACCGGCGATCGTCATCGGCGACGTGATCGTCGTCGGCAATTCGTCGATCCACGGCTACTACCCACTGCACGACCACAACATTCCGGGATTCATCCGCGGGTTCGACGTCCACACCGGAAAGCAGCTCTGGAAGTTCAACCTCGTGCCGCAGCCGGGAGAGTTCGGCGCCGACACGTGGAAGAACGGTTCCAAGATCGGCATGAAAGGCGTGGGCAAGGTCGACGCGTGGGCCACGTATTCGGGAGACCCCGAGCTCGGTCTGGTCTACATCCCGGTCGGGATGCCGATCGCCGACGAGTACGGCGGTCTGCGTCCCGGCAACAACCTGTTCAGCAGCAGCGTCGTCGCGATCGACACCAAGACCGGCAAACGGAAGTGGCACTACCAGTTCGTGCACCACGACATCTGGGATTACGACACGCCGATGGCGCCCAACGTCCTCGACGTCACGATCGACGGGCAGCGGAGGAAGATCATCGCCGCGACCACGAAGCAGGGTTTCGTCTATGTCCTGGATCGTGTGACGGGCCAGCCGATCTGGCCGATCGCCGAGACGGCGGTCGGGCAAACGGAAGTGCCGGGCGAGGAAACGTCGCCGACGCAGCCGATTCCGTCGAAGCCCGCGCCCTACTCGCAGCAAGGTTTGCTCGAGTCCGACCTCATCGACTACACGCCGGCGATCAAGGACTCGGCGCTCAAGCTGGCGCAGAAGTGCCGCATGGGTCCGTACTTCATTCCCGGCTCTCCGCTCGACGGCAAAGGCAAGAGTGGTCCGGCGAAGTACAACTGCTCGTGGTACGCTCCCGGGGCGAGCGGCGGTGTGAACATCGACGGCGGCACCGCGGCCGATCCAGAAACGGGCATGATTTACGTGGGTGGACAGAGCGGACTGAGCACGATCGCGATCGCACACGATCCGTGCTCGGAGCTTCCCTATACGTCGCCTCACAACAGCTGCGGCAAGGGTGGCGCGACCAAGCCGCCGCCGGGCTACAAACCGCCCGCTGAGGGAGCCGGTGAGACTGGAGGCCGCGGCGGCGCGTTCTCACGCATCGCGGCGACGACCACCATCGGCGGCGTGTCGATCCTCAAGCCGAAGGAAATGGGCGGTATCACGGCCTATGATCTCAACACCGGCGACAAGAAGTGGTGGGTGCCGAACGGCAATCGGTGGCGCGATCAGACGAGCAACGATCCGCTCTTCGCGGGCGTGACGCTGCCGAAGATTCCCGCGATCGGTGGTCAGCCCGAGGTGATCACGACAAAGACGCTCGTGATTCACGGCACCGGCCGCAGCGGCGGCGCCGGCGGTGGTCGCGGCGGGGCTCGTGGCGGCGGTGGTGGTCGTGGAGGCGCCGGCGCGGCCGCGGCGACGCCGCAGCTGTACGCGTTCGACAAGGCGACCGGCAAACAGGTCGGCGCCGTGAACGTGCCGAGCGTGAACTCAGCCGTACCCATGACGTTCTTGCACGACGGCCGGCAGTACATCGTGTTCGCGACCGGAGCCGGCGACAAGATCGCGCTGGTCGCGTTGGCGTTGCCGAAGAAGCCGATCGATCAGAGCAAGCACTAGGACGAGGAAGAGCAAACGGCGCTCGGCCATTCGAGGTCGAGCGCCGCGGCGAAGCGTCGATCCGCGCGAGAAATCGGACGTCTGACGTCACACATCTGACATCAGACCGGCGCTACGCAAAGCGGCTTCGATCCGGCGAGAGCTGGTCTGATGTCAGACGTCGGATTTCAGACGTCCGATTTCTCGCGGCAGATCCAGCCCACCCGGTGCGAGACAGCCGCCAGACTGGCCGCGATCCCATCGCGCCGTTTGCTCTACGGCTTCGTGTACCTCTTGAGGTGCGCCGTCTCCCCGTACACCGGCGGCCCCACCTCCGCGCCGTAGATGTGCCCCGCCGCATCCACCGCGACCCCTTCCGCCGAGCTGGTGTTGGTCGCATTGGTCGTCGGATCGGGGATGAAGTACTTCACCGATCCATCCTTCGCGCTTCCGATGCGGATGCCGCGCTTCCAATCGCCGTGCGCGGGATTTACCGAGCCCGATTCGGAATCGGCGACGTACATATTGTCCTGCGCGTCGATGAAGATTCCGCTTGGACGGCTGAACTGGTACCAGGTGTCGAGCAGCTTGCCGTCCTGGTCGAAGATCTTGATCCGGTTGTTGCCGCGGTCGCCGACGAAGAGGCGGCCCTTGGAGTCCATCGCCAGCGCGTGCGGCTGGTCGAAGTCGTCGGGGCCTTTGCCGGGCTGACCCCATGCTTTGATCAGCGTTCCGTCCTTTGAGAACTTGTATACGCGCGCTGCGCTGCCGGGGGCTGATGAGTGTCCCTCGGCGACGAAGATGTCCCCGTTGGGCGCGATGAGAATGGCGTTGGGCTGGAAGAAGTAGTCCGGATCGCGAGCGCCGCCGGGTTTGCCGAGGGTGCGCAGCAGCTTGCCGTCGGGGCTGAACTGGAAGATCTGATGTCCTTTCGGCGGCGCGGTTGAATCGGCGCGTCCGCCGCCGGCAGCTGGAGGAGCGCCGCCGGCTGTGCCACCGGCACCCCGTCCACGGCCGCCGCCGGTGCACGCGCAGTCGATCACCCAGATGTTGCCGTCTTTGTCGGCGAGAATGCCGTGCGGGGAGACGAACAGGCCGCCGCCCCAGTGCGCGACGACGTTGCCGTTCTCGTCGAACTTCATCACGGGATCGAGCGTCGAGTTGCCGCAGCTGTTCGCGGCGCAGCGGTCGGCCATCCAGATGCTCTTGCCGTCGCGGTCGATCGCGACCGAGCTCGTCGCGCCCCATACGCGACCCGCGGGCAGCTTGGCCCACGTCGAATCCGTCTTGTACGGGTTCGGCAGGTCGTTGAGCGGCGCCATCGTCGGCGACGACGCCTGCGCGTGCGCGATCGCGGGCAGGACGGCCAGCGCGACCAGCGGAAGTCGTCGCGCGAGCGCGCGCGAGTGAATCACCATCGGCGTCGTCCTCAAGAAGCGAAGCTACGGATAGTGAACGTCGATCTTATGTGAACGAAGCGCGGTGGTGTCGACGGCGAGCGAATCCGTTCCCGCCGGTGCGTGATTCGCCTTGAGCAGGTACGCGATCACGTCGAGGTACTCCTGATCCTTCAGGCCGCCCGGGTTGTCGAGCGGCATCGTGCTACGCACGAGGGCATAAAAATCGTAGACGCGGCGGTCGCTCCACGTCTCGACGAACCCCTGGCCGACGAGCGACCCGGGTTGATGGCACGCGCCGCACGTGTTGCCGTACACCGATTCGCCGCGGGAAGCCTGCGCGTTCGAGTACGACGCGGCCGGCAGGTTGGCCGCCGTGGACCGGATGACACGCGCGTTGGGGTCGAATCGGAGGGGAAGCGGTGCGCCCGTGAGTGCGCCGCTGACGAGGTCGGCGCCGAGAGGCGGGCGCACGTTCGGGGCGGCCGACATGCAGCCGGCAACGAGCATCGTCCAAGCGAGGAATTTCAGACGGCGGTTCCGCATGCGCCCAATAATACCGCGCGCGCAGCGTTTTGCGACCGGTCAGCCGTTTGATTTGAGGTGGTCCTCAGGACATCTTCTGCACGCTGTTTCTCCCCCCAAGCCCCACCGCGGAAATGCCGACTGACCCGACGAAGACCTCAGTCTCACCCGACGCGAACTCCGCCCCGCCGGAGAGTCCTCTTCTTCCGAACGCTTCAGAGCTGCCGGCCCCCTCCCCCCCGGTCGCGGGCGAGAATCCGGATTTCAGCTACAACGCCGCCCCTCCCAGTCGGCGCGACTTCCTGAAAGTCGCCGGCGCGAGCGCCGGCGCGTTGCTGGTCGGCGGGGGGAATCTCCCGAAGCCAAAGGTCGCGCCCGCGCCGCGCGTGCCGTTCGTGCGCGCTGGGGAGTCGCCCGACATCGTCGTGGTCGGCGCCGGAGCGTGGGGCGGCTGGACGGCGCTCAACCTGCGCAAGTTGGGCGCGAAGGTGACGATCGTCGACGCGTACGGCCCGGGCAACGCGCGGTCGACGTCGGGCGACGAGACGCGCGGCGTGCGCTCGTCGTACGGCGACCGCCCCGGCGAGCTGGGCGAAGTCTGGATGCTCTGGGCGCGCGAGGCGATGAAAAAGTGGATTCAGTTCGACGACGAATGGGGGCGCGAGCTGCGGCTCAACCTCTTCCACGTTACCGGCGATCTGATCATGCGATCGGAGTGGGACAACTTCCAACTCCGCTGCAAGGTCTGGTGGGACAAGAACAAGATCCCGTACCAGGTCCTCAATCCCGACGACGTGAGAAAGGCGTTCCCCGTGATGTCGATGGACGACATCACGGCCGTGCTCTACGAACCGGACGCCGGCGTCGTGCGCGCGCGCCGCGCCGCGCAGGCGGTGTCCGCGGTGTTCGAGCACTTGGGCGGCAAAGTCGTGATCGGGCGCGCGTCGCCCGGCAAGACGGTGAATGGACGTCTCACGGAGCTCAAGCTCGACACCGGCGCGACGATTCGCGGCGACACGTTCGTCTACGCCGTCGGTCCGTGGCTCGGCAAGACGTTTCCCGAGATCTTCGCCAAGAAGACGCGCGTGCCGATGGGGTACGTTTGCTACTTCGCGACGCCGATCGGTGATTATCGGTTCACGTACCCGAACATCCCGAGCTACAACTTCCCCGGCGTGACCGGATGGGCCGCGTTACCCGTCGACAATCGGGGCTTCCGCGTACGTGGCGGTGAGCGCGCGCCGGATCAAGTCGTCGCCGCCGACGGCCGGGGCGGCGGTCGCGGCACTCCCGCGAATGGCGCCAACGCCGCCGCCGGTTCCGGAATCAGCAATGCGAGCGTCGCCGCTGCCGCGCCCCAGGGCGCCGCATCCGGCGCGGGCGCGAGCGCGACCAACGCCGATGGCCGCGGCGGCGCCGGCGGGAGGGGTGGGCGAGGCGGTGGTGGCGGTCGGAATGGAAACGCCGCCGGCGGACAGAGAGGCGGCGGAGGATTCGGCAACCTGCAAGACGTGCCGCCGCAGCAGCAGGACCCCGACACGAGCGATCGCTGGGCGAATCAAAGCCAGATCGACGGCCCGCGCCGTTTCGTCGCACACCGTTTTCCGCTGCTCAAAGACGCGCCGATCGCGCAGACGCATTCATGCCACTACGAGTCCACGTCGAGCGGCAACTTCATCTTCGACCACCACCCAGGCTGGAACAACGTCTGGATCGCCGCGGGGGGCAACGCCGAAGGATTCAAGATGGGCCCCAAGGTCGGCGACTACATGTCGAAGCGCGTCCTCGGCTATCAGGATCCGCAGGACAAGCTGTTCACGATTCCTGAAAAAGATTTCGAGCCGCCGCCGACTCCGGCCGATAGCACGAAGAAGGCCGCTGCTGATTCCGCCGCGAAGCCCGTTCCGCCCGGAGGAAAACCGCCCGGTCTTCGGTAGTCGGCTGTCTTGGTCGGCGGCCTCGGTGCCGGCGGTTCCGGCGGGTACGTCTCCTTGAACTGCTGGCGGATTTCGCGGAAGACTCGGATTACGCGGAAAAGGCAAAGCTTGAATGAAATACAAAAGCCCCTTCGAAAGAGGGGACTTGTTCTAGAGAACACAAAGCTTCTGTTTTTAAAACAAAAACCTTCTCCGCGAAATGCGTCCAATCCGCGAAGTCGTTGCAGTATCGTTTCGTAGATGCTGACCAGTCCATTCGGGTTTAGTCCGCGACATGGAGCCTGACCGAATCAACGGATGCGCCCATTAGACCGACAACTGCTACGGCCTTGTCGTCGTGATCTTGATGTCTTTGAGCTGATCGAGGCTGTCGGTGAGGACCTTCGCGCCGGCGGGAAACTGGTTTTGCGCGAGGAGGTATGCGACGAGGTCGGCGACGTCGCGGGTTGCGATCGACTTCGGGTTGTCGGGCGGCATCGACGAACGGATCTTGTCGAACAATTGGTCGAGCGTGAGATCGCGCCAGTTGCCGAGGAACGCCGAGCCGACGAGCGGCGAGCCTTCGTCGCCGCCGCTGAGGCTCGCGCCGTGACACTTGACGCACGCGCCCCTGTAGAGCGAGTCGCCGTGCGATGCTTGCGCCGCGGTGTACACGCTGTCCCACACCGTATGCGTCGGCGCGATGGCCCGAGCCGCGTCGCGGCGCGCGAATGCCGTCAGCGCCGATACGCCGACGGCAACCGCGGCGGCCCATAGTGCCCGATTCGTCATGCGGGCGAATCTAACGCCGCGAGCGCGGCCCCGTCGCTGACGGCGCCGCCGGCGTGCCGCTCGTCACATTTCCCGGCGAATCGCCATTCGACGCATCGGGTACCTCGAGCTGCTTCGGATCGACGTCGGCATTCTGGATGTTCGTGATTTGCGTCTGCTGCACGATCGTCAGCTTGTCGACCGTCGGGTCGTCCGTGACGAAACTCTGAAAGCCGACGATGTCGCGAATGTTGCCGAGCGTGGTGGTCGTCACGACCTTGATCGGCGTGCCCTCGATCTGCGCGCGGGCCGAGCGCAGCTTGAGCGCGTACTCGATGAGCGGGCCGTCCGTCGATTGATCGGCGACGATGAGCGGCTCGAACGGATTCGGGATGAGCGTCGGCAGCGACGTCGTCCACACGTCGGTCACCGCGTGCGCCGGGAATCCCTGATCGCTCCACACCACTCGATAATCGCTCGTGATGCGATAATGCTGCGTCGGGCGACCCTCCATCGCCGAGTCGGCGCCGAGCTTCTCGACCTTGAACGAGACGTCGAGCAGCGAGATCTGGCTCAGAAATCCTTGCCCGACGCTTCCTCGGCCGCGACCACGTCCGCGACCCGCCGCGCCGGGATTGCCACCGCCCCCACCGCCGCCGCCGCGGCCGAATCCACCGCGGCCAGCGGCGCGTCCGGCGCCACCACCCCCACCGCCGTTGGCGTCACCGTTCGCTCCGCCGCCCGGCGGTCCACCGCGCCCGCCGCGACCACCGCCGAGCACTCGGCCGAGTGCGACGACCGCTGGTCCGCCGAAGGTGTCGTTGGCCGGCGCGAACGTTTGACTCGCCGAGTGATTGATGAAGACCTTTCCCGAGTCGAGCGAGACGAGGTAGTCGTCGGTCGTGACGTTCGACGGAAGCGGCGTGTACGCCAGGAATTCGATGCGCGAATGGTTGTTCACCGCGATGCCGCGACCGCGCATCACTTCGTCGTCCTGACCGCGCGGCGTGTCGCCCGGATAGATCCTCACCTGCGAATTCACTCGGAACGAGAGGCCGGGCGCGAAATGGCGGGACGAGGTGAAACCCGGCAGCGATGCGAGCAACGCGCCCAAGCCGAGAAGCGCGAGGCCGGCGCGTGACGCGCGACGAGAGAACGAACGATTTATGTCGACGCCCACGTGAGCTCCAATACGATAGATGACTACTGATAATACGCGTCGGCCCGCGCCATCGTTCGTCCGTCGGGCGGGTCCGGTCCTTGTGCGAGACGTCGTATATCCCTTGCGCCAAGGCGTTGGTCTGGCTCAGCATACTGGCGGCGCCGCCGCCATCGCTCGCCCCTCAAGCCTGCCGGATGGCCACTAAGAAATCAGAAACGCGATTCGATCCCACCGTCCTCGACCGGACGGTGATCGCGCGCCCGCTGCTCGAGCTGCTGGATCAACAAGGCGACAACGCGTTGTTCGACGTCGTCATCGACGTCAACATCAACTATGCGGGCGGGCGAGAGCGCGCGCGCGAGCGCGTCGCCGATCTGATCGCCGTGGCGCTCGCCGCCGGCGCCGACGCGCGAGTCGCGAGCACCGGCATCGGGGTCGATCATCGCAAGACGGACCTGAGCGACCAATACGTCTTCGCGCGCCTCGACGGACGCGCGATTCGCGCGTTGGTGCGGCTCGACTCGGAGACGGCAGGCGGTGGTGGAGCGTCGAGCTCTCCGGCGAGAGTAATCTTCCACATCTGGCCGGACTTCGAGGTGCGTGCGCTTCTCACGCACTCGGTCAGCACCGTGAAAGCCGACGCCGCGTTCACGGCGTTCACGGCGAGCGGCAGCCGCATCGTGTGGGCCGTGCTCGACTCGGGCGTGCAGGGCGACCATCCGCATTTTCGAAAACACAAGACGCTGCTGCTCGATGCGCCGCTCGCGCACGCGGATTTCACCGTGCCTCCCGGCGCGCCGGGCGCGCCGCTCGTCGACGCCTTCGGCCACGGCACGCACGTCGCCGGGATCATCGCGGGCGAGCTGACCCTCGGAGACGTGCCGAGCGGACAGACGATTTCCGCGGTGGCGCGACACCGCGACGAGACGGGCGCGGTGACTCGCGAGGTCGTGCCGCTGACGGCGATTCGAGGCATCGCGCCGCAAGCGACGATCGTGAGTCTCAAGGTGCTCGGCGCGGACGGGCGCGGGCCGGTGAGCAACGTGATCATCGCGCTCGAGTCGATCGACCGCGTGAACGGCTATGGCAAGGACATCAAGATCCACGGCGTGAACCTGAGCGTCGGCTACGACTTCGACCCGGAATGGTTCGCCTGCGGCCAGAGTCCGCTGTGCAACGTGGTCGACCGTTTGGTGCGATCCGGCGTCGTGGTCGTCGTCGCGGCGGGGAACACCGGCTACGGCTATGCCGACACGCTGGACCGCGGCTCGGTCGCGGCGGGACTGTCGCTGAGTATCAACGATCCCGGAAACGCCGACCGCGCGATCACCGTCGGCTCGACACACCGCGACATGCCGCACGTGTACGGCGTGTC
The nucleotide sequence above comes from Gemmatimonadaceae bacterium. Encoded proteins:
- a CDS encoding S8 family peptidase translates to MATKKSETRFDPTVLDRTVIARPLLELLDQQGDNALFDVVIDVNINYAGGRERARERVADLIAVALAAGADARVASTGIGVDHRKTDLSDQYVFARLDGRAIRALVRLDSETAGGGGASSSPARVIFHIWPDFEVRALLTHSVSTVKADAAFTAFTASGSRIVWAVLDSGVQGDHPHFRKHKTLLLDAPLAHADFTVPPGAPGAPLVDAFGHGTHVAGIIAGELTLGDVPSGQTISAVARHRDETGAVTREVVPLTAIRGIAPQATIVSLKVLGADGRGPVSNVIIALESIDRVNGYGKDIKIHGVNLSVGYDFDPEWFACGQSPLCNVVDRLVRSGVVVVVAAGNTGYGYADTLDRGSVAAGLSLSINDPGNADRAITVGSTHRDMPHVYGVSYFSSKGPTGDGRPKPDLVAPGEKIISCGAGAALDAARSATQSDALYVEDSGTSMAAPHVSGAIAAFLSIRREYIGQSEEVKRIFMKAATDLNRERYFQGAGLIDLMRAIQSV